The nucleotide sequence TCGCCGACTTCGACAACGATGGCTGGCTCGACCTGTTCGCGACCAACGGCCTGCGCTCGGGCAGCAAGGAAAATTACGTTCCGCTGATCTTCGAGATGCTCATCAAGCCCGGCGTGGACTTCAGCGACGTGAGTAGTTGGCCCGCCATCGGCGACCGCACCTGGTCCGGCTATCAGAAGAAAAAACTAATGCGCAACCTCGATGGACAGGCCTTCAAAGACATCTCCGCCGCCGCGGGCGTGGACAATGAATTCGACGGGCGCGGCGTGGCCATCGCCGATTTCGACAACGACGGTCGCCTCGATTTCTATCAGACCAACGCCGACCAACCCGCGCTGATGTATCACAACGAAACCACCGCGGCACGCAACTGGGTGGCGGTGCAGTTGGTGGGGACGAAGAGCAACCGCGATGCCATCGGCGCGCGCATCACACTGAAGGCCGACGGGCGCGAATGGATTCGCGAGGTCGATGGCGGCAACGGCTACTCCGGCCAGAGTACGCAGCGGGTGCATTACGGTCTCGGCGCAATCAGCAAGATTGATTCAGTGGAGATTCTTTGGCCGAGCGGCGCGAAACAGAAAGTGAGTGTTCCGATGAATCAGATTTCCACGATCCATGAAGATAAGGGTGTGATCAGCAAATGAATCGTCCCTTAAAGATTGCCGTAATGTCCGCCGCGCTGTTGACGTGCGCTGCGGGTGCTGCTTGGATGCGCAGCGCAAGGTTGTCCGCGCAGGCACCCGCCGCCGCTGCAACTGATCCCGCGGAGCAGTTGGCGATTCACCGCAATCTGGGCAAGGCGTTCTATGAGAACCCTACCACGTACGCGCAATCCGTGGAAGAGTTCACCAAGGCGTTGGCGCTCCAGCCGGACTCGGTGCGTGAACGAGTCAACCTGGGCCTGGCGCTGTTGCGCGCGGGCAAGACGCCGGAAGCCATCGCCGAGTTGCTAAAGGCGCAGGAACTGCAGCCCGCGCTGCCGCACACCTGGTTTAATCTGGGCATCACCTACAAGAAGGAAGACGAGCACGAAAAGGCTATCGCGCAGTTTGAGAAGATGGTCGCGCTCGCGCCCACCGATGCGATTTCGCAATACAACCTCGGATATCTTTACCGCCTGACCGATAAAGTCGCGGCGGCGCTGCCCCATTTTGAGGCAGCCGCGCGGCTCGATCCCAATTTGGCCGGTGCGCGCTTCCAGCTTTACAACGCCTATCGCGCCGCCGGGCGCGCCGCCGACGCTGCGCGCGAACTGGCTCGCTTCCAGGAACTGCGCCGCCTGCAAGCCGGAGCGGCGATTCCCGAAGACCTCGACTGGAGCTTCTACTCGGAGATATACGAGCCGCTTGAAGAATCGCCCACTCTTTCCACGACAGCGCCGAGCAAACCAGAGTTTGCTGCGGCGGAACTCTCCGCGCAGGCCGACTACGAGCGGGCTGGTTTAGTGGTGCTCGATTACAACGCGGACAAGCGGCCCGATCTGCTCGCCTGGACCGACCAAGGTGTCGCGCTATATCGTAACGGCGCGGAGCGCGTTCCCGACTCAGGATTGGATAACGCCGGAACGATTGCGGGCGTCGCCCCCGGCGATTTCAACAACGACGGCTTCGTGGACCTGGCCCTTTTGGCCGCTGACAGTGTTTCGCTGTGGGCCAATCGCAACGGCAAGTTTGAAAAGCTGACTACGCAGTTGTCCTCTGCGCCATTCAACACCAAATTTAATAAGGCGGTCTGGCTCGACTACGACCATGACTATGACCTCGATCTGATCCTGCTCGGCAAGGCCAGCGCGCTGGCGCGCAATAACGGGAGCGCCGGCTTCAGCGACATGTCGCGCGATTTCCCGTTTGTGAAGGGCGAGGCCATCGACGCGGTGCAGATGGATGTGATCGCCTATGACAACGCGTTCGATCTGGCGGTGGCCTATCAGGATCGCGCCGGCGTGATTTATCGCGACCGGCTCGGCGGCCAGTATGAGGTCACGCCTGGGCTTCCCGAAGCCACGCCCGCGATCCCCGAAGCCACGCGCCATCTGATCGCCCACGATTGGAACAACGACGGCTGGACCGACCTGGCCGTCTCGCATCTCGAATATCCTTCGCTGCGCGAGTTCGGCGATGAGTTGGAATCTTCCCGCATGGCGCGGACCGGTTCGTATCAAGTGTTGCTGCTCCGCAATAAGGAAGGTGTGCTGCAGCAGGAAGAGCAATCCATTTCGCTGGCTTCCTCGTTCCCCGCGTTCGTCGATTTCGACAATCGCGGACTCGCCGATTTGATCTCCGCCGCCGAGGGCCGGTTGTTTACCAAGGCCAATCAGGGCGGGGCGTTCTCCTCCGAGAATGATTTTCTGGAGCAAGGGCAGATTGCCTCCCGCGTGTCCTCGGCGGATTGGGATCAGGACGGGAAAACGGATTTGGCGACCATCGGGTTCGGCGGCGCCGTCGAGCGTCAGCGAAATGAAACGGAGCCGGCGGGCGCGTGGCTGACGGTGTCGCTGGAAGGCGTGAAAAATCTGAAGCTCGCGCCGGGCGCGCGCGTCGAGGTCAGAGCCGGGCGCATGTATCAGAAGCGCACCTATGCGGGCGTGCCGCTGACGTTTGGGCTGGGCCCTCTGGGAAATACCAAGCTGATTGACACGGTGCGCATCACCTGGCCGAATGGACTCATCCAGAATGAGACGAAAGTGGCGGTCAACCAGCACGTCACATATAAGGAAGCGCAACGGCTGTCGGGATCGTGCCCGATGATCTTCACCTGGAACGGCAAGGAGTTCGAGTTCATCACCGACGTGCTCGGCGTCGCCCCGCTGGGCGCGAGCCTCGGCGACGGACAATATTTCCCGGTCGATCACGACGAGTTCATTCAAATACCGGGACGCGCATTGACAGCGGTGAACGGCAAGTATGAAGTGCGCATCACGGAGGAGTTGCGCGAAGTCGCTTACTTCGACGAAGTGAAACTAATCGCCGTCGATCATCCTGCGAATGTCGAGATATTCACCAACGATAAATTCAAATCGCCGCCCTTCCCGGAGTTCCGTCTATTCGGCGTTGAGCGGCGCATCTATCCGAAGACGGCGCGCGATCATCGCGGCAATGACGTGCTGCCGCAGTTGCGCAAGCTCGACAAGACTTACCCGGACCAGTTCCGCCGCGACCTGAGCGGGCTGGCCGAGCGGCATCATATTGATCTGGATTTTGGCAATGCAGCGAAAAACAACTCCGCCGTGCTGGTGCTGAATGGATGGCTCGACTGGGCCGATGGCTCCACCTTCCGCGCCGTCTCGCAGGAGATGAGCGCCACTCCGGGTGGAGGAAATAGCGGCCTTGGCGGCGACCTCGCTCTGCCCTATCTACAAGTGAAGAACGCGCGCCGCGAGTGGCAGACGGTGATCGAGGACATGGGCATTCCGGCGGGCAAGCCGAAAACCATCGCCGTGGACCTGACCGGAAAATTCCTCTCAGCCTCGCGCGAAGTGCGCATCGTTACCGGCATGGCGCTTTATTGGGATGAGATTTTTCTGAGCGAAGCGAATGGCGCGGCGGCAGCGCCGCTTTCCGCAAAGATGTCAGATGTGGCGCTGGCCAGCGTCGATCTGCAATTCCGCGGATGGTCGCGCCCCATCATTCATCCCGAGCGCAAGCAGCCCGAGCACTTCGATTATCAGCAGTGGATGCCCACGACGATGTGGAATCCCACGCAGGGACTGTACACGCGCTACGGCGACGTGAAAACATTATTGACCAGCATGGATGACAAATTGGTGTTGATGGGCTCGGGCGATGAGATGCGCTTCCTGTTCGATGCCGCATCGCTCCCGCCGCTGCCCGTCGGGTGGCAGCGCGACTTTCTGCTGAAGGTGGATGGCTGGGCCAAGGATCAGGACGCCAATACGGCGTTCGCGACGAGCGTCGAGCCGCTGCCGTTCCACGGCATGAGTCAGTATCCGTATCCGGCCAATGAACATTTTCCTGACACGGAAGAGCACCGCGAGTATCGCCGCATTTACAACACGCGCCCTGCGTTGCGCGTGGTCAGGCCGCTGGCGCCCACGCCGATTACGCGCACATCTTCTGCAAATACAAGCGTGCCGGATTTCCCTGAAGTGGCCGCGCTGTCTGCGCCCGCGCCGAATGCCGGAGATCAGCCCGGAGGGCAGCAATGATGAATCTACGCCGCTGGACGGGACTGTTCTTCGTGATCCTGCTGGTGAACACCGGCTACATTGCTGGCTTCTCCTCAGCCACGATTTTCTACATGGTGAATGTGCTGTTTCACCTGGGCCTGGGGTTGGCCGTAGCCGTGGCGGCCACATTGCTGTTGATGCGCAACCAGGAGCTTCGCCGCGGCGTCGCTCCGGCGGCGGGATTGTTTGTGCTCTCGATTGGCTTCGCGGTGTTTCTGGCTGGCTGGGGCAATACGCAGCCGCACCGCTGGGCGTTCTGGGCGCACATCATCGCCGCGGCGCTCGGCACGATCCTGTTGTTCCCCTGGGTGCGTCGGCGCGCACAGGAGTTGCGCGGCGGATGGCTGACCATGCAGAAGGGACTCGCCGTGGGCGCGGCGCTGGCCGTGGCGCTGCCCGCCGCTGGCATCGGCTATCGCGCGGCGTTTCCGAATCCGGCGGATCGCATCAAGAACACTCTGCTGGTCCCCGCCACGATGCAGGAAGAGGGCGGCGGGCCGCAGTCGCCGTTTTTTCCGTCCGCCGCGCAGACCAACACGGGCGATATCATCCCCTCGAACTTCTTCATGGACTCGGAGACCTGCGGCGAATGCCATGCCGATATCTATGAGCAGTGGAACTCCTCTGTCCACCACTTCGCGTCGTTCAACAATCAGTTCTATCGCAAGTCGATTGAGTACATGCAGGACGTGGTCGGCACCGAGCCGAGCAAGTGGTGCGCGGGCTGCCACGATCACGCGGTGTTCTTTAACGGCCGCTTCGACCGCCCCATCAAGTAGCAGATTGACACGCCGGAGGCACACGCGGGCCTGGCCTGCACGTCGTGCCACTCCATCGTTCACGTGAATGGCTCAGTGGGCAACGGCGGTTTTCTGATTCAGTATCAGCCGCTGCACGAGCTGGCCACCAGCAAGAATCCCTACATGCGCGGGCTGGACCGCTTCCTTACTTTTCTCAACCCGCGTCCGCACCGCGAGAGTTTCATGAAACCATTCATGCGCGAGGACGCGGCGGAGTATTGCTCTTCGTGCCACAAAGTTCATCTCGATGTGCCCGTAAACGACTACCGCTGGTTCCGCGGCTTCAACGATTATGACGCGTGGCAGGCGAGCGGCGTGTCGGGTCAGGGCGCGCGGTCGTTCTATTATCCGGAGAAGACTGCGACGTGCGTGGATTGCCACATGCCGCTGGTGCCGTCGCGCGATCCCGGCCATCACGCCGATGGCGTGGTCTCAACCCCGAGCCCCGGAACTTGGTCAGAGTGGTCAGAACCGTGAAAGTGTGTACTTTTGGCAGGGCCGCAAATTTGGACTATTTGGCGGCGGGCAATGACTCGATTTTATAGCCAAGTCACGGGCGAGATTTTAGGTCTTCGCGGGTCACAAATTTTGCGCCGCGCGGGTCACTATTTGGGGGTGGGCGGGACGAAGTCCGGAGGCGGGGCGGGCATGGAGCTGCCAGCGCCTTCGCCGAAGAAGAAGTCCTCCATGTATTTGCGGACCTTCAATTGGTCGGTGCGGTCGGCCAGGTTCAGGCGGTACTCGTTGAGGACCAT is from Acidobacteriota bacterium and encodes:
- a CDS encoding tetratricopeptide repeat protein, producing the protein MNRPLKIAVMSAALLTCAAGAAWMRSARLSAQAPAAAATDPAEQLAIHRNLGKAFYENPTTYAQSVEEFTKALALQPDSVRERVNLGLALLRAGKTPEAIAELLKAQELQPALPHTWFNLGITYKKEDEHEKAIAQFEKMVALAPTDAISQYNLGYLYRLTDKVAAALPHFEAAARLDPNLAGARFQLYNAYRAAGRAADAARELARFQELRRLQAGAAIPEDLDWSFYSEIYEPLEESPTLSTTAPSKPEFAAAELSAQADYERAGLVVLDYNADKRPDLLAWTDQGVALYRNGAERVPDSGLDNAGTIAGVAPGDFNNDGFVDLALLAADSVSLWANRNGKFEKLTTQLSSAPFNTKFNKAVWLDYDHDYDLDLILLGKASALARNNGSAGFSDMSRDFPFVKGEAIDAVQMDVIAYDNAFDLAVAYQDRAGVIYRDRLGGQYEVTPGLPEATPAIPEATRHLIAHDWNNDGWTDLAVSHLEYPSLREFGDELESSRMARTGSYQVLLLRNKEGVLQQEEQSISLASSFPAFVDFDNRGLADLISAAEGRLFTKANQGGAFSSENDFLEQGQIASRVSSADWDQDGKTDLATIGFGGAVERQRNETEPAGAWLTVSLEGVKNLKLAPGARVEVRAGRMYQKRTYAGVPLTFGLGPLGNTKLIDTVRITWPNGLIQNETKVAVNQHVTYKEAQRLSGSCPMIFTWNGKEFEFITDVLGVAPLGASLGDGQYFPVDHDEFIQIPGRALTAVNGKYEVRITEELREVAYFDEVKLIAVDHPANVEIFTNDKFKSPPFPEFRLFGVERRIYPKTARDHRGNDVLPQLRKLDKTYPDQFRRDLSGLAERHHIDLDFGNAAKNNSAVLVLNGWLDWADGSTFRAVSQEMSATPGGGNSGLGGDLALPYLQVKNARREWQTVIEDMGIPAGKPKTIAVDLTGKFLSASREVRIVTGMALYWDEIFLSEANGAAAAPLSAKMSDVALASVDLQFRGWSRPIIHPERKQPEHFDYQQWMPTTMWNPTQGLYTRYGDVKTLLTSMDDKLVLMGSGDEMRFLFDAASLPPLPVGWQRDFLLKVDGWAKDQDANTAFATSVEPLPFHGMSQYPYPANEHFPDTEEHREYRRIYNTRPALRVVRPLAPTPITRTSSANTSVPDFPEVAALSAPAPNAGDQPGGQQ
- a CDS encoding oxidative damage protection protein — its product is MGQRMVKCIKLGRELPGLKEPPFDNAFGQRIFDNVSEDAWLMWIEHLKMVLNEYRLNLADRTDQLKVRKYMEDFFFGEGAGSSMPAPPPDFVPPTPK